The Primulina tabacum isolate GXHZ01 chromosome 1, ASM2559414v2, whole genome shotgun sequence genome contains the following window.
gaacgtaccgtcacCACGACTGAGGGAgtaggtgagagattgttacgttcttattcagatcgggatccctagattaggatgagtcgagtcagagtctaagagtcacagagtgtaattcagagtttgtattgattcatgtttctgattttgatacatgttatgaatatttgtttcatgttGTTATaactgtttatatgaaatgcatgtatacatgatttatactaggaatgtaattctcaccggagttatccggctgttgtcttgtttgtatgtgtgcatgacaacaggtgggacaggatcaggatcaggaagaggatgagagatttagttagcgtggagatccgggcccagaagcagaataggattcagcacttgatgtatagatgttgaacctagttgagatagaaactGGTAGTACttatttgtacttttatactgacatgtatattaaatagattacattacgtttccgcatatataatttaaaaagaaaaaaaaattagtctcacttttcttaattgttatatttaatattaataatgattaagacttgaattagcatccgggtccccacagatatCATAGTAAATTTTGCACATGCAAagtatattttgaattttactaCACCTCAATATCAAATAGAACAAAATTTTGAGTATTTCTggatagaaatttttttaaagtacaaacatatttaatatttttgttaaaagtGGCTTAGCTAAAAAAAGGTGCTTGAATGGGATTTTTTTTCCACTAAGAAGTCATACAATTCGTAAAGTATCACTTTTGAGAATCAAATGTAGCTTATTATTTTAACATTAAAAGCATTACTCGATCTTAAGCCAATTGActgattgaaaattaaataaatattttaaagtttacaCATATCATAACAAATAATTTCACTAGatattttgtttatatatatataattaataaccGAAGAGTAAACAGAAAAAAGAATTCATTAATGGCGTTGGAAAAAGCTAGCTAGTAATTGTATTAATGACATACATAAGTCGGAGAAGCCAGCAATCCCGTAAAGAGAAGCGGAGCAGCCGGTGAACATAATCGTCCCTCTTCCTCTATCCACCATGCCCGGAAGCACCTGCGATTTTCTCAAAATATTTAGTACCAGCTTCCAAATGTTTAATTTGGAGTGCACCAATTACCTGTTGGGCACAGTGGAATGCGCCGACGGCGGAGACGGCTATGGATTTCTCGAAGTGATCGAGCCTGATATCGGAAAAATTGTTGGGGATCCACGATATTGGATGGTAAACGTTGTACACTAAAACTTCCACGAAACCCAGAGACAGAACCCCCTCGAATGCATCCTTTATGCTTCGGGACTCGGAGCAATCGATTCGGATTGCGAATACCTGCGCTTTCTCTTCTCTCGCTATTTCATCTGCAAATCTTGACAGTCTACCTGTAACAATTAAATCAGCATCGATCTGGGTAACGGgtatatgcatatatatacGTACGTATTTAAATGAGGTGGAAATGGTGGAGAAAGTAATTGTATATATGTAGGGAGACTACTGGCCTAGGTCGCGTGCTAGAATGGCGACAGTGTACCCTTCATGTGCGAATTTCCGGGCAATGGACCGGCCGAGCTTGGCACCGACGCCTACTATGGCGGCGATGCCTTTCGGCGAGGCGGAGCTTGCCATGTTACGCATCGTGTGTGTATATACTATCTAGCTAACAATAATATTTGTACGCAATTGTGGATGCATAAACAAGATATTTGAGGAGATTTTGGGGGAATCTGGGATGGAATTGGATGAGTTTCTTTCAGCGATCATCGCTTTCTGGGCTAAAATTGGTTCCCAGACAGGTGGCAGTGTACACGTACCGTGTGCATCTGCTTATGATTGATGAATGGACTCTATAAAAATGCAAGTAGTTTCTTTTTGCTTCTTCCGGGTATCCATGTCAATATGTCATCAACTCCAGCGGagcaaattatttttaaaaaaatgaaatatatataaattaaaatattattttaactcTAATTATCGTAAAATTTGAGAGATCCGACACGAATCATGTCTTGGCTACATGAATGCAGTTAGATGGAGAATAGCTGTCACGCCTCGAGCGTGGACTTGCGTCTGCGTGACTGCATAATGGGttcctatagcaactactttgTATTTGTTCTCGCTTTACAAAAATGATTAACTCAAGTTGTTATATAAGTTCATTGTAcctcattataaactcatttaaatctttaatttttaagatgtatgacaagggtatcacaatcacccTTCCTTCAAAAAGCGACGTCTAGCACTTTGCCGCGCATATCACTTATTTCCCGGTGTTCCATGCCGGTGACCGGCTCTGATATTattttgtcacgccccgagcccggTCCCTGGCCCGCGTCTGCATGACTTCACAATGGGCTTCTATAGCAACTATTTCGTATTCGTCAtcattttacgaaaatgattaacccaagttgctatagaaatCAATTATATCTCGTTATactctttttaaattttttatttttttaatttgagacaAAGGTATCACAAGAGCTTTACAGTTTTTGGTGTTTAAATAGCGATAAGATATGTGGGATGTAGGAAAATCTGGCTTCGAATGACGCTTCACATGAGCGAATGGCATGTTTACGGACAAGCTCCAGAAAATGATTAGTAAGTTAACTGGGAAACAAAAAGAACCCATCAAGGAGAAGAAGATGGAATGgctgagtttttttttttttttttggtttaatGTAAATTTCTTATTCcggtatttttttttcttttttatgccGTAAAAAGAAACAGAAGCCCTGACGATGTCCTCTTccgaaatcacatacttcatcttattgctttatgtattgagtcataggctacTGCGCCTAGTCGTAGgtgattgatctcgtgacagagggaCCTGATAGTGATAGAACAGTCGCTGGCTTCTCCGACTTATGTATATCATGAAGTTACTCAAGTAACTTCATACTttagtaaatatgttagaaacacaataaaattttatcatcaaaatcaagattgttaaAGTTTCTAAACCCAAAAAATCTCCCTTGTTTTGATTATCACAAAACTTAgataaacaattatttcaaataaCATATTTATCactctttttgtgtgaatcaaaagccatattttcataaaaatttaagctCAAATTTTTTCCCGGCAATATTTAAAACGAGTTCTCTTATATCtctgaaattttgaaatttataaaagaAGAGACACGACTAACCAAATTTCTTTGTATCATATTTTCTACTGAGCACTTATGGTCTGAATTGAACAAATAAAAGGCTTTTTGTAACGTCCAAAATGCAAACCCACGTAAGCCACATGCTTGCTGTTAGGATCAGTTGGGAgtgaaaaagtgtttagaagggggggttgaataaaaacttaacagttttcacaacattttCGAATAacgagtcagtttagtgataaactgaatttaGGAATCTTGTTGtgaatatcaatcagttaactaatggaagtgcgaaaataaactgaatgacagatagaataaaactgaaattaaagGACCCAAGATTTATTGATGTTCGGAGTTTTCAAACACttctacgtcatcccttctatctcgaagatatgatatttattaaaagaCTTAGATCTatacaagatttgtacaaactcacttcattttggacttaacaatgccaaaactgaaactcttagatTCAATACAATTTATCAGTACTCAAATGATATGTAActtcttagcacaactgatctctacagGATCGAATAATACAACAATGAGTGTTTGTGCTTTTAAGCTCAATGTATatcctgaaagctatgaatatgTATGCTAAGTGTGAGCTTCTGAGAGCTTTTAAGTTGAAAGAGTATGCACATATTTCTTCTTGATAACTTGAACAATTTCATAGCTTGATTATTATACTTCAACTGATctttctcggctatttataggccttTCTTACAACGGTAAAAAtgaatgcattttgaatctttatattcgTTGTATAgtcacgtcaacattcttctgtcAATCGTACACAGTagattttctgaaatgcggcgttcccactatATGTTGCAGTATGCTCTTGTACAGTTGTTGGTTGATAGCTacgttccttaactgatgacgtctCAAGCTGATTAACATAGCCGATAGGATTAAATGATTGTTGTGTAACTGGTCAGTCTTAACTGATCGTCTAGTTTACAACACAGTTCAGTTAGCTTAGCtgagttcagttgcctttgacTATATACGCATTAATCTGCAGTTCGGGCAACTATCAGTTTACGaatcttcagttcagttacCTTCATTTTTCTCGATCAGTTGTTCAATCTTTTCACtcttaatttgtcaaactctgaaatcACGAtctcaacaatttccccctttttggtgttttacAAAACATAGCATTTATGAACCGATCAAACTGAACTTctcgtagataaaataatcttttattgatAACTTATTcagtgtacagattcgtacaaagaatgaaagaatgaaaaaattagaataaaaaaattttctactGAATGATTGAAAATGAAACATCTACTTattcatttttcttaaaatgtaatagaatttttttttcctcttacatatatataaaaactttgaaaataccttgtcccattttaaaaataaacaatcaactaacatttaaaaatcaaaggaaaatattttaaatcgtaaaatcatcacacattttaccaaacctaaaaaacaataaatatgaaaagtatagcacatactaaacctctcaaaaatctctcaaaagcataaataaatagtcgtaaaatctttaacaaaaatcataaacttaaatgcagaaagtagaagcgctggtcctcgggttatgtgcacccacagtccagcaaagtcacccATCAAGACgtccaatatcataattatcaaaatcacttgcatcaatcacatctagtgagtctaaagactatcaacatcacctgcatcaatcacacatagtgagtctaaagactaaacCCATTATATTcttgatgcaaacgtggttgatcaagcaccaaagaaagcatgggagtcgttggagttgcccgaaggacctataacgaggtgacgtagcaagaagtttaaagatgcacttcaaggactcatgatgaactaccaaggaggatctacaaattgggtgactaaattagaggaggttgggaatcatgggaataatattggaggtctttggaatgttattcaagtgcaattgccgaaggtccagcaCACCCGCGCTAAaacagggaccgcacccgcggtccatgataatcgaatttaaaaaaaattcccgAAGCTGCACTGCACCCGGGGTTGTATCATCAGCGCACCCGCAGTCttcacttccgtgtcaaatttgctaaTCCCGAagcttcaccgcacccgcggtcgtatCATCAGCGCACCCGCAGTATTCACTTCCCTGTCAAATTTTCTAGTTATCTtaattaagcctttttacactactttttcatgctttattgattatatatgcattgtatcagaCTATGAACGAAAGAATTTCAGAATTTAAAcatattattggagatttctctcaatattcaaggcattttgctttgatcttcaacacaaatcaaacttatcaaagattgtatctttttggcgtttgtcgattgtttttcgcacggattgtcaaaacaagttctttgaaggttcgtttgaaattcgattgttattatcgttgatatttgttgctaagttataatcgcttagaggtgaatatcacaaatcgttacttgtttcaaaagatcgggacaacataattcgattcttgttcattattgaattgagggtgcgatttcaatattcgtgcttgcttttcattcgtacgaggtttcgtatcatttggtatcagagctttggctcattgaattcaagtaagaatcttgttcttaattttcagatctgtctaaaattttgttctgttatcaggtctgtggtatcctttcgtttcttttgtcaaatctttctatatataaaatatatatatatatatatataagaaaagaaaaatataaatttcattctgttatcagatctgtgttattagGAGAAAGTTCGAACCAGGGGTTGTCTAAgattcaaatggaggcgttatttgggcattttagtagaatgatgaggaccgagttggatcctttatatgagaggttggataggcttgaagttagcactagtgaaaataaatctaaacctAAGGGTTTGGGTACagtcgaagaagaagaggatgattatgaACTAGGAGTagaagaggagagtcaaaacgagaactggggtcggagcggaagaggtagaggatttggtaggggaagaagagaagccttacggggtaggtacgatgatgggaatatggaagataataacataggtagcattaagatgaaaattccgtcgttccatggtaagtcggatccagaggcttatttagaatgggaaaagcgagttgaatttgtgtttgattgtcaccattattctgaactcaaaaaggttaggttggccgtggttgagtttgttgattatgcacttatttggtgggatcaattagtaaccactaagagaagatgcattgagaggcctatagaaacttgggttgagatgaagagcgtaatgaggaagaggtttgtaccaaatcactactatagagaaatgtttaagaagttacaaacatCGAGAgagggtgtgaagagtgttgagggctattataaagagttggaagtagtcatgattagaacaaatatagatgaggatagtgaggctactatggctcgttttctgtgtggtttgaacagggaaattcaagaccaagtggagcttagacattacttggatcttgatgaaatggtgcagatggcgataaaagtggagcaagaactaaagaggagaggagttggccgtaccacacaatatgggaatacatcaacaccttggcattccaacgttgttaaacgtgaagaaagcaaggtagtggtcaaacccaaagttgacattaaacaggaggcgcctaagcagggagggcaaggtaaacctgaaactcctattaatcgttctagagatattaaatgttttaggtgtcaaggagttggtcatattgctagccaatgtcccaataaaagggtgatggtgttgaataattaaggggagtatgaatctcatagtgagggagatgatggagaggagaagatgagatgcctggattagaggatcctgatgagggatatgaggcagttgtgggcgaagcattagtgactaggcgtataatGAGTACCCAAGTCAAGGAAGAAGAAACtaaccaaagggaaaacttattccatactaggtgttttgtcaatggcaaggtttgcaatcttattatagatggaggaagttgtaccaatgttgctagttttgaaatggttgaaaaattgagcttgcttactttgaaacatcctcaaccatataggctacagtggttgaatgactgtgctgaagtgaaagtgaacaaacaagtcttggttgcgttttcgattgggaagtatattgatgaggtgttatgtgatgtggtgccaatgcatgcttgtcatattttgttagggagaccatggcaatatgataggcaagtgacacatagatattcttttgtactcaagaaagaacccatggAAGACCAAcgacaaaagaaaaaaagagatgaggccgaaagaaagagtgaaaagAAAAGTGAGGTGGCCttaaaacaaacaagaaaaagatatggctaaaaaaataagtgataaaaaaatgatgagatgaccatagagataaaaaaaaagggaaaagaaaatgagaggaaagaggtcaaaaagaaaacatatatggcaCAAAAGAGTGATATGAAACAATTGTTACACACtcatgatacacttgtgttgattctttacaaagagattctctttaacacaagtgatatagccgaaaatcttccgagcattgttgtttcccttttgcaggagtttgatgatttatttctggaggagctacctcaaggaataccaccattgagggggattgagcacaaaattgattttgtgcccggaagtgcattgccaaatcgtccagcttatagaagcaatccggatgagactaaggagcttcagCGACAGGTAAGTgaattgttagataggggttttgtgcgtgagtccatgtctccttgtgctgtacctgttttattagttcctaagaaagatggatcatggcgaatgtgtgtagattgtagggcaatcaataatataaccatcaagtataggcatcccatacctagactagatgatatgttagatgagttgcatggtgaatgtatttttagtaagattgatttaaaaagtggttatcaccaaattagaatgagggaaggtgatgagtggaaaacggcatttaaaaccaaatatgggttatatgagtgaatggtcatgcctttttggcttaactaatgctcctagtacctttatgaggttgatgaatcatgttttgcgtgcTTACATTgggaaatttgttgtggtttatttttatgatattcttgtgtatagcaaagatttagaagagcatgttgagcatttgagaTTTGTACTGATCACACTTAGGGAtgaacatttatatgctaatcttaagaaatgtgatttttgtacaagcaaaatTGTCTTtattggttttgtggtaagttcacaggggatacaagtggatgaggacaagataagtgctattcgagattggtcaacgcctgctaatgttagtcaagttcgaagctttcatggtctagcaagcttctataggaggtttgtaaaagattttagcacactggcggcaccgatgacggcggtgattaagaaaAACATTCCATTTCTTTGGGGCGAGGaacaagagaagtcttttaatattattaaacaaaaattaattaatgcgcctttacttgttttacctgatttttctaatacttttgaaattgaatgtgatgcctcaggtgtaggtattggaggagttttgatgcaaggaggacgaccagtggcgtacttttgtgagaaactcaatggagcagcgctgaactatccaacatatgacaaggagttgtacgcgcttgtgaggactttggagatatggcaacactacttgaggcctatgGAATTTGTGATCCATACGGATCATGAGTTTCTAAAGTACCTTAGaggacaacagaaactgaacaagcggcatgctaagtgggtggcattcataggaACATTTTCCTAcataatcaagtacaaacaaggtaaggataatgtagtggccgacgcactatcacg
Protein-coding sequences here:
- the LOC142518889 gene encoding uncharacterized protein LOC142518889 isoform X2 — encoded protein: MRNMASSASPKGIAAIVGVGAKLGRSIARKFAHEGYTVAILARDLGRLSRFADEIAREEKAQVFAIRIDCSESRSIKDAFEGVLSLGFVEVLVYNVYHPISWIPNNFSDIRLDHFEKSIAVSAVGAFHCAQQVLPGMVDRGRGTIMFTGCSASLYGIAGFSDLCMSLIQLLASFFQRH
- the LOC142518889 gene encoding uncharacterized protein LOC142518889 isoform X1, translating into MRNMASSASPKGIAAIVGVGAKLGRSIARKFAHEGYTVAILARDLGQLSRFADEIAREEKAQVFAIRIDCSESRSIKDAFEGVLSLGFVEVLVYNVYHPISWIPNNFSDIRLDHFEKSIAVSAVGAFHCAQQVLPGMVDRGRGTIMFTGCSASLYGIAGFSDLCMSLIQLLASFFQRH